One stretch of Bosea vaviloviae DNA includes these proteins:
- a CDS encoding GNAT family N-acetyltransferase — protein MPTREPHDAVMIRQATIDDAPAISAIVIRTLRETNAKFYAAEMIETVVANFSVDRVEARMAERVVLVATIAGIVVGTASLHQTTVRTVFVSPDRQGQRIGATLMARILDIAREQGLDSLTVPSAINAEPFYRKLGFRSIQDKIEDAGRIIIMSKTLVPADERN, from the coding sequence ATGCCGACGCGCGAGCCTCATGATGCAGTGATGATCAGGCAGGCTACGATAGACGATGCACCGGCCATCAGCGCGATCGTCATAAGAACTCTGCGTGAGACGAACGCGAAATTTTACGCCGCCGAGATGATTGAAACAGTGGTCGCCAACTTCTCAGTTGATCGGGTCGAGGCGCGTATGGCGGAGCGTGTCGTTCTCGTCGCGACGATCGCAGGCATCGTTGTCGGTACGGCGAGCCTGCATCAGACGACGGTCCGCACTGTGTTCGTCAGTCCAGATCGACAGGGACAGCGCATCGGCGCCACTTTGATGGCCCGTATCCTGGACATCGCCCGCGAACAGGGGCTGGACAGTCTGACGGTGCCGTCCGCGATCAATGCGGAGCCCTTTTATCGAAAATTGGGGTTCCGTTCCATTCAGGATAAGATCGAGGACGCTGGGCGCATCATCATCATGAGCAAAACGCTCGTTCCCGCCGACGAGCGGAACTGA